The genomic region TTCGATCTTTATCTTTAAATCTTCAACGACTGAAGAGGGATTCTCGCCACGCAACATTACGACAATGCCCTCGATCAAATCGTTGTTATCATTATAGCCTACCTGGCCCAGCTTCGGTTTGTTTGATACCACAACCTCCGCGACATGTTTGACCAGAATAGGAGTGGTTCCATTTAATTGTATCGTTATATTTCCAATATCATCGATGCGGTCTAACAAGCCTACACCGCGAACAACATAGGCCTGATCGCCCTGTTGAATCATATCCCCGCCGACATTGATATTCGACTTCGATACCGCCTCATACACATCCAAGGGAGAGAGCTTGTAGTTCCTCAATTCCGTAGGATTAATCTTGATTTCATAAATCTTCTCTGCACCACCAAAGCTGATCACGTCGGCAACTCCCGAAACCGACAGCAGTTCCCGCTCGATAACCCAATCTTGAATGGCTGATATCTCAAGCGTCGGCAGATCCGATTTAATAACATAACGGAAGATCTCCCCGGTGGCTCCCGATGGAGGTTCTATACTCGCATCGGCTCCCTCTGGAAGATTGACCGCCGCCATCTTATTAGAAACATATTGCTGAGCAAAGAAATCATCAACGCCATCTTCAAATTGAACCGTAACGACCGAAAGGCCGAATAGAGAAATCGATCGAATGTTAGACTTCTTCGGAATGTTATTCATCAACTTGGAAACCGGAAGGGTGACCATCTTCTCCACTTCCTCCGCACTACGTCCCGGCCACTGCGTGATAATCCGAGCGCGCGTATTGGTCACATCCGGGAAAGCTTCAACTGCTGTATGTTTCAATGCATACAGTCCGCTGAACAATAGCAGGAAAGTCGCAAAGAGGATAAACGTACTGTTTCTCAGCGAAAAAGTAACTAGGGCCTGTACAAACTTCTTCATCGCATTAAGGAATTAACTGTTCGAAGAATAAAAGCGGATTTCTACTGATGATTTGCTGTCCATTAGCAAATTCTTCCTGCACATAAGTATAATCCTCATTGCTCGCAATGCCCTTAATCTCTTTTACCTGTAGGTCGCAATCAGAGTTGTAGAGAACAACGTATTCTTTGTTGTTATGGAATATCTTAGCTTTATTAGGTATCGCGAAAGCCTCGCCAGTATTCGTGCGCTTATTGACGATGATATCTGCACTGAGGCCGGGGAGGAGCTTAAGATCCTCATTTGACAAAACTACCCGCGCCTTCAACACATGTTCATCATCATCAAAGACATTGTATATCTTATCGATTCTTCCGCTATAGATTCGGTCTGGGTAAGCAAGCGTACGGATCTGAACCTCATCATTCAAATGGATGTAAGGCAGGTTGGTCGCATGAATGTTGATCAAAATCCAAACTTGCTTCAGGTTTGATATGGCAAACAATGGCAAATCATTATCCTCTGAACTAATGGATTGACCGGCACTAATATTCTTTTTGACGATCATACCATTTTTTGGTGCTACCAGCTGAAAGGTACCCTTGCTAGTCGCTTTGAACAACTGCAGTGCAGCATTTATTTTGTCGACTTCTATCTTCGCTGCCGCCAGTTCATATTCGCTTGTCAATAGTTCGGGCTTCGCGATTAAACCGTCTTTCAGCAATTCCTTTTTAATGCCGATTTGCTTTTCTATTAGCGCAATTTGGCTTTCCTGATAACGACGGTCTTGAAGAAGTTGCTGAATGTCAGAAGATCTTACAGTAGCCAATAATTGTCCTTTCTTCACTTCGTCGCCCAGTTCGAAGTTTACTTGTTCGACAATCCCTTGTATTAAACTTTTAAAGGAGACTAAGTCGTTTTCATTGTATTCAACTTTGCCACTAATGGTCAATTGCTCCTGAATGGGACGCTGACGTATCGTGTCTAAGCCAATCAAATTCTTTGATTCCTCCGAGATGCAATAGGCAGTGTCCTTCTCATTGGGGGCTTTTGTTTCTATACGGTCAATATTCTGACAGGCAGATTGTATTAAAAGCAAACAGGGAATAATTAACGATAATGTTTTAGTTTTCATAGATAGGGGTTTCTGGGCCAATAAGCAGTTTTAAATCTTCTAGCTGATGCTGATAGGTTTCTGTGAGCTCAATGAAGGCATGTCTGGCATCCTTAAACGACTCGATATAATCGATAAACTGAATTAAGGATACCTGACCTGACATCATATTTCGCTGATAGGTCTCTAAGAATGCTGATTGATCTTCTTGCAGGTTTTCCGACCAGAGTAGGAGGGTTTTCCGCGTTTCTGATAGCTGATTGTACAACTTTACAAGCTCTGCTTGAAGTTCAAAGTCAATTTGTTTGGCGTAAGCTTCCCGCTGCGTCAGTTCAATCCTGGCAGCCTTCATGTTGTGTTTATTTCTGTCGAAGAGTGGAATGTCGAAGGATAGACCAACACCAACGAAATTCCGCATGATGTTACCACCACGGTCGTTGTTGACTATCAATTGCAGGTTTGGAATCCTATTCGCATGTTCAAGACTCCAGTTCGCACGCGCTAACGCTATATTGTTTTCGGTTCGGAGCAACTGAATATTATTTTTCAGCTGCTGATCTATACTTGGAAAATAAATATTTTCATCGATGCGCTCCAATCCTTCCTGAAGATTTAAGGATCCAAGGGTAAGCTGTGGTATTTGGGTCAATACCGCAATCTGATGTACGATATCCAGTTGTTGATTATGTAAGGTTAAACTTTCGCGCTGTAGACTTAACAACGCGGCTTGAATTCTTAAATAATCAGCTTTTGAAACCAGCTGTTCAGCAGTATGCTTTTTATACTTCTCGGCTTGACTTTGATATAAGGCCTGGATTTGCTTGTTGACTTCTTCTTGCTGATATAGAGCTCGGGCAGAGTAAAATGCCTTGTAGAGCTGAGATTTAAGTTGAAATAATAATTCCAGGTACGCATATTCTGCATCTTTCTTTTCAAATTCTTTAATCTGTATGCGGGATTTACGTTTGCCGGCGGTTTCGATCAATTGCTGTAGTTCGATAGCATACTGTTGTCGAATACCTTCTTCAACTGTTGGATTTGTCCAAAGGTTAACTTCGCTCAACTCCAAGTTTGGATTGTTCCAAACCTTAGCCTGCATCTTGTACGCCTCGGCCTTACTGATATTAAACTTCTCGATAAAGAGACTTTGATTATTCAAAAGAAAGCTCTTCTCTAAGTCTACCAGAGTCAACTTCTGCGCAAATGAGAAGCCTGAGCAAAAGAGAATGAAAATACCGGAAAGAAATGCTTTTTGCCACATACTTTTATTTTTCACAAAAGTATAGTCAGCAAATTAGCAGCGCTTTTAAGTTAGATTAGAATTCGATTAGAATTCGGAAATTTCAAAATGACCACAGTTCCATAGGGTTTATTCTCCTCGAGCGACATTTCAATTTTATGTATACTGAAAATAATATGTGCCATCGATAAACCTATACCTTTCCCTTGATAATCTTTGCTGTTCTGACCACGGTAGAAGTTTAACTTGATCTTCTCCATATCTTCCTTTAATATTCCGATACCCTCGTCTTTGATACTTAGCGCCAATTGCTCGTTATCCTCAAACAATTCTATCTGTATAGGTCGGTTGTTGGAGTATTTGATGGCATTGCCGACTAAATTATTTAGGGCCAGCTCCAATAATTTACTATCCGCCTGAATCTCCATCAGGTCTACATCCTGAACGTTGATCTGTACATTGATCTTTGCCTCGTGATAAAGGATAGCATGCTCGACTACTTCCCAAACAATTTCATCCAGCCGTGTGGATATGAAGTCAAAGCTTTTCTTAGCACCCGAAAGTATCATCATCTGATCCAGTGCCTCATTTAAATCAAGACTATACTGTTTTAAATTATGAAGGACAGTACGATATTCCTCGGGCGAGCGATCCTTTGTTTCGGTTACTTCAAGAGTCCCTAATATAGCGGTTATAGGCGTCCTAAGCTCGTGGGAAACATAATCAATAAAGTTTTTTTGTATCTGAAAGTTTTGAGCGAGCCGATCGATAAAGCGATTATAGGTCGCAATCAGATCGTGGATCTCGGCATAGGATCGTTCTTCCTTTAGCGGCTCGTAAAAGCTGTCCCTATCTCTGGTTTTTATTTGATCGACGATGCGGTTGACCGGGTCATAGGCAATATTACCGAGGTATCTCGAAAATAGGTAGATCAAAACCAATCCAAGTAAAGAAACGATAATCAGTATCTTTAATAAGGAAAACATTTGTTCATTAAAAGCAGACTTCGACTCTCGCGTAATAACAACGAATTCGCCCTGATTATCGAGGTAATGCAAACCATGGTAAAAGAAATCTTTGTTTGAAAATCCCGCTGATGTTGCGTTTCTAACACGCTGTATAAAAGTTGTTGTAATATTCGAGTCGCTAAGCATATCACCTGTAAACCGCTGATTTTTGCTGTCAAATACCGCGATATTTCTTCGAGATATAGTTTTCAGGAGTTGATTCTTTGTTTTCTCATGCTCCGATTCAGTGACCTCATCTTGTTCGAGGTAGTATATGGCTGCAAGGACAGATTTGTTTGCTAGGTTCTGTCGCTCTTTGTTCTCCATCTGTTTATAGTAGGAGACAAAGATAATCCCCGATGCAATCAATATAATTACACTGAAGATGACGATGGAATACAATGAAAGTCTGTGTTTCAGTTTCACCCTTTAAAGTTTAAAAATGTACCCAACTCCTTTTACGGTGTAAATGAATTTGTTATCAGCGTTTTCAATTTTCGATCGCAAATAGGAGATGTAGACATCCACTACATTGGTTTGGTTATCAAAATTTAGCCCCCATACTGCATTCAGAATTTGAGTTCTGCTAACGGCACGATCTTTATTTTCTACTAAATAGATCAATAGCTTATACTCTCGTGGTGAGAGTTTGATATCCTGATTGTTGAGGGATACCCTAAATTGATCTAAATCGATTTGGAGATCATTGAAAGTACGAATATTGAAACGCTCTTCTACGGCATTGAGTTGGTTCCGGCGAGCAAGTGCATTGATTCTGGAAATGAGTTCATCAAAATGGAAAGGTTTCGTCAAGTAATCATCAGCACCGCTATCCAATGCTGCGACTTTATCCTGCGTTGTGTTCAGCGCACTCAACATGATGATTGGACAATTTAGCTTTTTATAGCGCAACGTTTGGACGAGCTGTATGCCGTCCATCTTTGGCAGCATAATGTCGCAAATGATGACGTCCCAGGGAAGGCTGGTATAGTTATCCAATACCTCTTCGGCAGACTTGCATAAGGTCAATAAATGCCCGCTCTCCTCCAGTCCCTTGACCAGAAAATCACTGATTCTTTTATCGTCCTCTACGACTAAAATCTGCATATTTTAATGAATAATTCACAAATTTACTTATTTGTTTAGAACAAAGCACCAATTTATTGAAACGTAATAAAAATATTATGATATGCAGGAGATTATCTCCCAAACTTAAAGGCTTCTGAAAGCTTATGTTTTTTTCCTTTCAACCAGTCGGAAACCATTTCCATACCGGTTACCGAGAAGGTAATTCCATTACCGCCGAATCCCAACACGAAATAGGAGTTCTTAAAATCTGGATGTGCACCGATGTAGGGTAGGGCATCTTTAGTTTCACCAAACGTACCTGCCCAGCTAAAGTCTAGTTGGAAATCATGAGCTGGAAACATTTTTTTGAAACTTTTCACTAGCTTTTGTTCCTTTTCGGCAAGCAATGCATCACGCTTTTCCGGGTTTCTGAAATCCTCGTCCTCACCGCCCACCAAAAAACGATAATCGTCGGATGTTCGCATATAAAGATAAGGCTCGGAGGTATTCCACATAAGAACGTCCTTATATTTCTGCCAAAGCTCTTTATCGACTTCGGAAATAATAGCATAGGTGCTCAATAGATTAACGAATTTTTCTTTAATCATGTTCGCACTTTCATAACCGACACAATAGATTATCTTTTTAGCCTTTATTGTAGCCGATGTGCTCAGCGTACATAAATTGAAACCTCGTTTATAAGCTACTTTCGTCAGTTCGGTTTTATCAAAGATCCTCAATCCTTTTTTCGCATTGAAGGCAAGCAGTTCATGCGCAAGCGTAAAAGCATCGACACTAGCGCCTTGATTGGACAAGATACCGCCATGATTCTTCTGTATATCATATCTCTTGGTTATTTCTTCATCGGATAACCATTCGACCTTGAAACCTGCCGCTTTGCGGGCTTCAAATTCCTTATAGAGCCATTTGGAATCCTTTTGGGTACTTGCAAAGTAAAGGGATTTTTTGCGCTCAAAACCAGCCGATGATTTTATGGACTTGGCAATTTTCTCCAGTCGGTCTATTGCATCCGAACAGGCTTGATAGCTTGCTAACGCGATCTCTTCACCGACGATGTCTTTTAACTCGTAAAGTGGTGCATCGATTTCGTATTGCAACATCGAAGTGGTGGCGGACGTACTGCCATTACAGACTTCGCGTTTATCGATCAGCACAGTGTCATAGCCATCCATCATACATTGATGCGCAATCAACGAGCCTGTAATACCCGAGCCCACGATAAGGACATCACATTCCGTATCCTCATGTAATGAAGGATAACTGTTCAAAATTCCATTCTTAATTAACCAGAAAGGTTCGTTCGATTTTAAATCCATATATCAATTTTATTGACTGCAACTTGTAATACGCCATGTATTCTCCTTGTCGTAAAACATTAAATTGCTGCTTTTGTTTAGTAAGGTTTCTTAAATAGCGTTTATCCATTTAGTGAAAGTGCAGTAGACGGGAGTATTTGGAGAAAAGCAAATCCCTCTGTCGAGAGGAGATTAGGCCTGCTAGCTAACATTGCCAATATACAAACTAATCAAAGCCCAATCAAACCCAATTCCAAGCGCTTATGAAAGGGCTTTACATTGGGTTTGAAAGGGCTTTGAATTGGGTTTATGTCGAAGGAGTTGTGATAAGAGGGCGATGAAGCCTTTTAGCCAAAGCGGTATAAAAATAAAGAAGCCGTCTCAAAAGACGGCTTCCATATTATATTTAATTGTTTAATTATGCTATTATAAACTGTAAATCAGCTTGGAATTTCACATCATCACTTACCATTACGCCGCCTGTTTCCAAGGTTGCATTCCAAGTCAAACCAAATTCACTGCGGTTGATTTTTCCGGTTACAGTATATCCAGCTTTTTGGTTACCCCAAGGATCTTTTCCGATACCGCCAAATTCCGCTTTGAAGGTTACAGGTTTCGTAACGTCTTTAATTGTTAAATCACCTGCGATTTTGTACTCATCATCGTCTTCCTTTGTAATACTAGTAGATACAAATTTGATTTCCGGGAATGAGGAAGCATCGAAGAAGTCACCACTTTTAAGGTGCTGGTCTCTTTGCTCGTTTTTGGTGTTGATCGATTCCGTTTTGATATCCACAACAACCTGACCGTTGTCTAACTTATCGGATGCAGTGTCTACAGTTACGCCAAAGTCCTGGAAACTTCCTTTTACTGTAGAGATCATCATGTGTTTTACTTTGAATTCGATTTCACTGTGTGCAGTGTCTAATGTCCATTGTGCCATAATATATGCTATTTATTTTTCTAGTTTTTGTACAACAAAGGTAGGGCCGTTTTGTGTGTCTCGCATTGATGTATGGTAAGAAATGATGTACTATTCTTCATGAATGAAAAATGGGCTGGATATTGTTTGCAAGGAAGAAGTTTACACAATCGCAGTATGTATGAATTCTTGCTATCGTTGTGCTAAATTTATAAAACCAATAAGTTAAATTAAAATATTTGAAGCTAATTACTTGATTTCTATATGAATTAACCGTTTTTAATGATGTAAAATGTATTCTTTTCCGTACTTTTGCATTAACTTGTTGTTAAACATATTCGATTCATTTAATCCCGTTGTTTTCTGGCGATTCTAAGCGAATCAAATTTAAGTCTGATTAATCTCCATAGATTAATATATTAGTTGTTTTGAAGCCTACTGCAGGATGCAGTAGGCTCTTTTCGTAAACATCGGTATCGTTTTTATGAAATCCCATTAATGCTTCCGCATGTTTGAGTTTTGTTGCCCTTTATTTAATTTATTATTGCTATTTTGTAATCCTTAAGTGATTTTGCGATTTTGGATGATAAACCTTGTCCAACTATGTGATTGATTATGAGAATTACCTTAAAAGACATTGCCAAGGCTTTGAATCTGTCTGCATCTACTGTTTCTAAAGCTTTGTCGGATAGTTACGAAATTAGTGCGGAGACCAAGAAGACGGTGAAGGAATATGCTGCGAAACATAACTTTCGTCCTAACAAAGTTGCGCAAAATCTGAAAACCGGAAAGACCCATACTGTGGGGGTAATTTTATGCAATATCAGCAATAACTTTGTCGGGCAGTTACTGGATGGGATACAGACTGCCTCTGAGGCAGCAAGTTACGACATTATTATTATGCAAAGCCGCAATAACGAACTGTTGGAAAAGCAGGCGATAGAGGTATTGCGCATGCGTGGTATTGATGGCCTGCTATTGACGCCAATGGCGTCTGATTCAAGTGAGAAGGAGTTACAAGAGCTGCAGGATGAGGGGATACCGGTCGTATTGATCGATCGTACTTTTCATAGCTTAGACACCCATAAAGTTGGTGCAAATCATTTTGATGGAGCTTATCAGGCGACGATGCATTTAGCGCAGCGCGGCAAAAAACGTATAATGCATATTACTGGTCGAGGTCTTGGGGTTAGTAAAGAGCGTTTTAAGGGATTTCTTGCTGGCTTGCGAGACTCTAACCTGGAATTTATTCCCTCATTGAATCTGGAGATCGACTATTCCGGTCAACCCATCGAAGAATTGATCAAAGAAAGCTTAATACCGATTTTAAAGTCTGAGAATCGTCCGGACGCCATTTTTTGTGCTACGGATGAGATCACTTCTCGGACATTAGGCGTCTTAGCCGATTTAGAAATTGCCGTTCCAAAGGATATTGCTGTCATTGGTTTTTCTAATACCCCCAATGCGAATGCATTAAATCCAGCCCTTTCTGCCGTGGTGCAACCCGCGAGGAAGATGGGGGAGCTTGGTTTTCAAAAACTAATGGAGATGATCAATTCCAAAAATAAAGAAGTCGCTTTCGAAACCATTGCATTGGATACCGAATTAGTTATACGAAAATCATCCTTATAATGATATTATCTAGGAAGAAGGGCGTTTCAACGATTGCTTTAACTTCCACAATTTGTCGCTAAAAAGAAGTATCAAGACAACATAAATGAGCATACTGATCAATTGTATGTTGCTTTTTATTTGTAGATTAAGGTTAGACTTTTCGACAAAATCGGCTATTAAATAATTGGATGCCATCCCGAAAAGGGAACCAACCGCAAAAAATATTAAAGCATACTTTTTTGAACTCTCCATGCGCGATCGCTGTTCTTCTGCCTCGGCAATCTTCTTCATGACGCTATCTTCAAAATCCTGAAAAGGGAGCTTGACCATTGAAGACTTCATCCATTCTTTTATTTGTTCTTCCTTAGCTTCCATAATTTAAATTTAATGTGAGACCTTTCATGACGGTACTTAGACTCTTTCGAGCACGGTGTAAAATCACCTTGCTATTGCTTTCGGTCCAGCCTGTGATTTCTACAATTTCCTTTACGCTTAATTCTTCCAAATAAAATAGTCTTAACAGGAGACTCTCGTTGGCAGGAATTTTCAGTAATGCTTCGTTAATAATTTGGCTCTGTTCTTTTTTGAGTAATTGCTGCTCGATATTTTCAAATGCAGATTGATCGTGCTTCTCAATTACAAATTCTACATCGCTGATCTTATTCTTCTGCCGATACTTATATGCCGTTCGTACGACGATTTTATAGAACCAGGTACTGAATTTTGCCTGTTTCTTAAAACTGCCGAGCGATAAGTAAGCTTCAACAAAAGAGTCTTGTACGACTTCTTCTGCAAAAAGCTCATTCTTTACCATAGAAATAGCAACGGAAAAGGCCATGTCCTTGTAGGTACTTATGAAATACCTAAAAGCATGGCGATCTCCGGATAATATTTTATCGAGGTAAATATTATCCATCAATTTCTTCCTCGTTCGTGTTGATACGATCTGCAATGAATAGGGAGGCACCAACACAGAAGGTTATCGTGCCGATAATAAAAAATCCTCTGCTGTCATTGTCTTGAATAACATTTAGATTCTGTAACATTCCTACAAGGAGTAATCCTATAGAAAATCCCAAAACAACGATACCTGTTTTCTTCCATGAAAACCTAGACTTCGGCGATCTTGGAATAGGCCCGCCCAGCGTTTTAATGGCGTCATAACGGAATTTAGTTACGAAATAAATACTTAATGTCACACAGGCGCACAATGCCGCTGGAACCAATATTCCTACTAATTCTTTCATAGTTTATTTGTTTTTCTTCATTAGTGTATGCCAATAAAGAAAAGGTTACAAGAATTTGAAAAATAATATTCAGAGATGTAAGAATAGGGGGGATCTTGCTGCGCTATTGCGAATCTGAGCCTCGGAGTATCTTCTCCATTTTTTTACCTTTGGCCAGTTCGTCGATAATCTTATCAAGATATCTCGCTTTTTGGGTCAGGGGGTTTTCAATTTCTTCCACCCGGTATCCACAGATAACACCGGTAATCAGATGCGCATTCGGATTTAGG from Sphingobacterium sp. BN32 harbors:
- a CDS encoding FAD-binding oxidoreductase, coding for MDLKSNEPFWLIKNGILNSYPSLHEDTECDVLIVGSGITGSLIAHQCMMDGYDTVLIDKREVCNGSTSATTSMLQYEIDAPLYELKDIVGEEIALASYQACSDAIDRLEKIAKSIKSSAGFERKKSLYFASTQKDSKWLYKEFEARKAAGFKVEWLSDEEITKRYDIQKNHGGILSNQGASVDAFTLAHELLAFNAKKGLRIFDKTELTKVAYKRGFNLCTLSTSATIKAKKIIYCVGYESANMIKEKFVNLLSTYAIISEVDKELWQKYKDVLMWNTSEPYLYMRTSDDYRFLVGGEDEDFRNPEKRDALLAEKEQKLVKSFKKMFPAHDFQLDFSWAGTFGETKDALPYIGAHPDFKNSYFVLGFGGNGITFSVTGMEMVSDWLKGKKHKLSEAFKFGR
- a CDS encoding efflux RND transporter periplasmic adaptor subunit, which translates into the protein MKTKTLSLIIPCLLLIQSACQNIDRIETKAPNEKDTAYCISEESKNLIGLDTIRQRPIQEQLTISGKVEYNENDLVSFKSLIQGIVEQVNFELGDEVKKGQLLATVRSSDIQQLLQDRRYQESQIALIEKQIGIKKELLKDGLIAKPELLTSEYELAAAKIEVDKINAALQLFKATSKGTFQLVAPKNGMIVKKNISAGQSISSEDNDLPLFAISNLKQVWILINIHATNLPYIHLNDEVQIRTLAYPDRIYSGRIDKIYNVFDDDEHVLKARVVLSNEDLKLLPGLSADIIVNKRTNTGEAFAIPNKAKIFHNNKEYVVLYNSDCDLQVKEIKGIASNEDYTYVQEEFANGQQIISRNPLLFFEQLIP
- a CDS encoding LacI family DNA-binding transcriptional regulator, encoding MRITLKDIAKALNLSASTVSKALSDSYEISAETKKTVKEYAAKHNFRPNKVAQNLKTGKTHTVGVILCNISNNFVGQLLDGIQTASEAASYDIIIMQSRNNELLEKQAIEVLRMRGIDGLLLTPMASDSSEKELQELQDEGIPVVLIDRTFHSLDTHKVGANHFDGAYQATMHLAQRGKKRIMHITGRGLGVSKERFKGFLAGLRDSNLEFIPSLNLEIDYSGQPIEELIKESLIPILKSENRPDAIFCATDEITSRTLGVLADLEIAVPKDIAVIGFSNTPNANALNPALSAVVQPARKMGELGFQKLMEMINSKNKEVAFETIALDTELVIRKSSL
- a CDS encoding HAMP domain-containing sensor histidine kinase, with protein sequence MKLKHRLSLYSIVIFSVIILIASGIIFVSYYKQMENKERQNLANKSVLAAIYYLEQDEVTESEHEKTKNQLLKTISRRNIAVFDSKNQRFTGDMLSDSNITTTFIQRVRNATSAGFSNKDFFYHGLHYLDNQGEFVVITRESKSAFNEQMFSLLKILIIVSLLGLVLIYLFSRYLGNIAYDPVNRIVDQIKTRDRDSFYEPLKEERSYAEIHDLIATYNRFIDRLAQNFQIQKNFIDYVSHELRTPITAILGTLEVTETKDRSPEEYRTVLHNLKQYSLDLNEALDQMMILSGAKKSFDFISTRLDEIVWEVVEHAILYHEAKINVQINVQDVDLMEIQADSKLLELALNNLVGNAIKYSNNRPIQIELFEDNEQLALSIKDEGIGILKEDMEKIKLNFYRGQNSKDYQGKGIGLSMAHIIFSIHKIEMSLEENKPYGTVVILKFPNSNRILI
- a CDS encoding response regulator transcription factor, with translation MQILVVEDDKRISDFLVKGLEESGHLLTLCKSAEEVLDNYTSLPWDVIICDIMLPKMDGIQLVQTLRYKKLNCPIIMLSALNTTQDKVAALDSGADDYLTKPFHFDELISRINALARRNQLNAVEERFNIRTFNDLQIDLDQFRVSLNNQDIKLSPREYKLLIYLVENKDRAVSRTQILNAVWGLNFDNQTNVVDVYISYLRSKIENADNKFIYTVKGVGYIFKL
- a CDS encoding YceI family protein, with product MAQWTLDTAHSEIEFKVKHMMISTVKGSFQDFGVTVDTASDKLDNGQVVVDIKTESINTKNEQRDQHLKSGDFFDASSFPEIKFVSTSITKEDDDEYKIAGDLTIKDVTKPVTFKAEFGGIGKDPWGNQKAGYTVTGKINRSEFGLTWNATLETGGVMVSDDVKFQADLQFIIA
- a CDS encoding TolC family protein codes for the protein MWQKAFLSGIFILFCSGFSFAQKLTLVDLEKSFLLNNQSLFIEKFNISKAEAYKMQAKVWNNPNLELSEVNLWTNPTVEEGIRQQYAIELQQLIETAGKRKSRIQIKEFEKKDAEYAYLELLFQLKSQLYKAFYSARALYQQEEVNKQIQALYQSQAEKYKKHTAEQLVSKADYLRIQAALLSLQRESLTLHNQQLDIVHQIAVLTQIPQLTLGSLNLQEGLERIDENIYFPSIDQQLKNNIQLLRTENNIALARANWSLEHANRIPNLQLIVNNDRGGNIMRNFVGVGLSFDIPLFDRNKHNMKAARIELTQREAYAKQIDFELQAELVKLYNQLSETRKTLLLWSENLQEDQSAFLETYQRNMMSGQVSLIQFIDYIESFKDARHAFIELTETYQHQLEDLKLLIGPETPIYEN
- a CDS encoding RNA polymerase sigma factor gives rise to the protein MDNIYLDKILSGDRHAFRYFISTYKDMAFSVAISMVKNELFAEEVVQDSFVEAYLSLGSFKKQAKFSTWFYKIVVRTAYKYRQKNKISDVEFVIEKHDQSAFENIEQQLLKKEQSQIINEALLKIPANESLLLRLFYLEELSVKEIVEITGWTESNSKVILHRARKSLSTVMKGLTLNLNYGS